One window of the Leptospiraceae bacterium genome contains the following:
- a CDS encoding fumarate reductase/succinate dehydrogenase flavoprotein subunit produces MSLDGKVPTGPIEQKWSKHRFELKLVNPANKRKYDIIVVGTGLAGASAAATLGGLGYNVKVFTFHDTPRRAHSIAAQGGINAAKNYQGDGDSIFRLFYDTIKGGDFRSREANVYRLAEVSVNIIDQAVAQGVPFAREYGGYLANRSFGGAQVSRTFYARGQTGQQLLLGAYQALMQQVDAGNVKLYPRHEMLDVVIVNGHARGIITRDLVSGKITKHSAHAVVLATGGYSNVYFWSTNAKNCNVTATYRAYKRGAYFANPCFTQTHPTCIPASGDYQSKLTLMSESLRNDGRVWVPKKIGDKRHPNEIPEEERDYYLERKYPSFGNLVPRDIASRAAKYVCDEGRGVGPGEKPYAVYLDFKDAIQRLGKEKIAERYGNLFEMYQKITNENPYEVPMRIYPAPHYTMGGLWVDYNLMSNIPGLFVIGEANFSDHGANRLGASALMQGLADGYFILPYTIGGYLATVSWDKVSSDLPEFNDAAKEVEKHIKRLLSVNGSKSPDYFHMELGRLMLDKVGMSRNRQGLEEALKKIPEIRERFWKEVRVSGNGESINQTLEKAGRVADFLEFAELMAYDALHREESCGGHFREEYQTPDGEAVRNDEKFAYVAAWEYTGVGNTPILHKEELKFEVVKPSIRSYK; encoded by the coding sequence TTACTTTTCATGATACCCCAAGAAGAGCTCATAGCATTGCTGCGCAAGGTGGAATTAACGCTGCAAAAAACTATCAGGGTGATGGGGATAGTATTTTCAGACTCTTCTATGATACCATCAAGGGGGGAGATTTCCGATCAAGAGAAGCAAACGTCTATCGCTTAGCAGAAGTGAGTGTGAATATCATCGATCAAGCCGTTGCTCAAGGGGTTCCTTTTGCTCGTGAGTATGGTGGGTATTTGGCAAATCGTTCTTTTGGTGGAGCTCAAGTATCAAGAACTTTCTACGCTCGTGGACAGACCGGACAACAATTACTTCTTGGTGCTTATCAGGCTTTGATGCAACAAGTTGATGCAGGGAATGTCAAGCTATATCCTCGACATGAAATGTTAGATGTGGTGATTGTAAATGGACATGCAAGAGGTATCATCACAAGAGACTTGGTCTCTGGAAAGATCACTAAACACAGTGCTCATGCTGTTGTTTTAGCTACGGGTGGTTATAGTAATGTTTACTTCTGGTCCACGAATGCAAAGAATTGTAATGTGACTGCTACGTATCGGGCATACAAACGAGGAGCTTACTTTGCGAATCCATGCTTTACACAAACCCATCCAACTTGTATACCCGCATCCGGAGATTATCAATCAAAATTGACCCTCATGTCTGAATCACTTCGAAACGATGGAAGAGTTTGGGTGCCAAAAAAAATAGGGGACAAGCGCCATCCCAACGAAATCCCCGAAGAAGAACGAGATTATTACCTTGAGCGAAAATACCCAAGTTTCGGGAATTTGGTTCCACGAGACATTGCTTCCAGAGCGGCAAAATATGTTTGTGATGAAGGAAGGGGAGTAGGACCAGGAGAAAAACCTTATGCTGTGTATTTAGACTTTAAAGATGCCATTCAAAGATTGGGAAAAGAAAAGATTGCTGAACGATATGGAAACCTTTTTGAAATGTATCAAAAAATCACGAATGAAAATCCCTATGAGGTCCCCATGAGGATTTATCCAGCTCCTCACTATACCATGGGAGGTTTGTGGGTAGATTATAACCTTATGAGCAATATTCCTGGTTTGTTTGTGATAGGGGAAGCGAATTTTTCCGATCATGGGGCAAATCGCTTGGGAGCAAGTGCTTTGATGCAAGGTCTTGCGGATGGTTATTTCATTTTGCCGTATACCATCGGTGGTTATTTAGCAACCGTAAGTTGGGATAAGGTTTCTTCGGATTTACCAGAATTTAATGATGCAGCCAAAGAAGTAGAAAAACACATCAAAAGGCTTCTTTCCGTGAATGGTTCGAAGTCTCCCGATTATTTTCACATGGAATTAGGAAGATTGATGTTGGATAAAGTTGGTATGTCTCGAAATCGACAAGGTCTCGAGGAAGCACTAAAGAAAATCCCCGAAATTCGAGAACGCTTTTGGAAAGAAGTACGAGTATCAGGTAATGGTGAGTCTATCAACCAAACCTTAGAAAAAGCGGGTCGAGTTGCGGACTTTTTGGAGTTTGCAGAACTTATGGCATATGATGCTTTACATCGAGAAGAATCCTGTGGAGGACACTTCCGAGAAGAATATCAAACCCCTGATGGAGAAGCCGTGCGTAATGATGAAAAATTTGCTTATGTGGCTGCATGGGAATATACAGGAGTAGGTAATACTCCCATATTACACAAAGAAGAACTAAAATTTGAAGTTGTAAAACCATCAATAAGGAGTTATAAATAA
- a CDS encoding succinate dehydrogenase/fumarate reductase iron-sulfur subunit: protein MKITLYIWRQSGPNDEGKFVRYDVEKVSPHWSFLELLDVLNNQLIEKGEEPVAFEHDCREGICGSCGFMINGVAHGRQYAPEGRTTVCQLHMFRFKDGDELYLEPFRAKAFPVLKDLMVDRSAFDKIIEAGGYITVHAGNAPDGNTILIQKDIANEAMNAAECIGCGACVASCKNASAMLFVSAKISHLGLLPQGQPERKRRAQRMIAKMDELGFGNCTNQYECEAVCPKGIRKDFIGRMNRDFLFSVNTETESKDFVGAI from the coding sequence ATGAAAATCACGTTATATATATGGAGACAATCAGGTCCCAACGATGAAGGAAAATTTGTTCGCTATGATGTAGAAAAAGTGAGTCCACATTGGTCTTTTCTTGAACTTTTAGATGTTTTGAATAACCAGCTAATTGAAAAAGGAGAAGAACCAGTAGCTTTTGAACATGATTGTCGAGAAGGCATTTGTGGTAGCTGTGGTTTCATGATCAATGGCGTAGCTCATGGAAGACAATATGCTCCTGAGGGACGAACTACTGTTTGTCAACTTCACATGTTTCGTTTCAAAGATGGAGATGAGTTATATCTCGAGCCTTTCCGTGCAAAAGCCTTTCCCGTCTTAAAGGACTTAATGGTGGATCGGAGCGCTTTTGATAAAATCATTGAGGCGGGTGGATATATCACGGTTCATGCAGGGAACGCTCCTGATGGTAATACTATATTGATTCAAAAAGACATAGCCAACGAGGCAATGAACGCTGCCGAATGCATTGGCTGTGGAGCTTGTGTAGCTTCTTGTAAAAATGCTTCGGCAATGTTATTTGTGTCAGCCAAAATTTCTCATTTAGGTTTATTACCTCAAGGACAACCAGAAAGAAAGCGTAGAGCTCAACGAATGATTGCTAAAATGGATGAATTAGGGTTTGGAAACTGCACCAATCAATATGAATGCGAAGCCGTCTGCCCTAAAGGTATCCGAAAGGACTTCATAGGAAGGATGAATCGGGATTTTCTCTTTTCTGTTAACACGGAAACAGAAAGTAAGGATTTCGTAGGAGCTATTTAA
- a CDS encoding orotate phosphoribosyltransferase yields the protein MHPLAKALFDKTHHFIYEYNEKPFQLSSGKLSHHYFNCKKITLHPEYLWELSKAICEELLPKNQIPVPKAVGGMTLGADPIAYGISFYYFQKGVICYPLIVRKETKEHGTKKRIEGLIENLDEVLVVDDVITTASSTLKAISAFREMNLKVQHVVCIIDREEGGKEALLQEGIYLHSLWKKSDFVKVESF from the coding sequence ATGCATCCTTTGGCTAAGGCTCTCTTTGACAAAACTCATCATTTTATTTATGAGTATAATGAAAAGCCCTTTCAACTTTCTTCTGGGAAATTATCCCATCATTATTTCAACTGTAAAAAGATCACATTACATCCTGAATATTTATGGGAGCTCTCTAAAGCGATATGTGAAGAACTACTACCGAAAAATCAAATCCCTGTCCCCAAAGCAGTGGGGGGGATGACCTTAGGAGCTGATCCAATAGCCTATGGGATTTCTTTTTATTACTTCCAAAAGGGTGTAATTTGTTATCCTCTAATTGTTCGCAAAGAAACAAAAGAACATGGAACGAAAAAACGTATCGAAGGTTTGATTGAAAATTTAGATGAAGTTTTAGTGGTTGATGATGTGATCACCACAGCCTCTTCGACTTTGAAGGCTATATCAGCTTTTCGAGAAATGAACCTAAAAGTTCAACATGTAGTATGTATCATCGATCGAGAAGAAGGAGGGAAGGAAGCCCTCCTTCAGGAGGGAATTTATTTGCATAGCTTATGGAAAAAATCCGACTTTGTGAAGGTCGAATCTTTTTGA
- a CDS encoding CCA tRNA nucleotidyltransferase: MLKKIKEFFTKKRTIDSFLKYPEGKRIYREFHFLRSHMMDKEGMKIIRRLVKNKYKAYFVGGCIRDLLLQRTPKDFDIVTNATPKEIKRLFTNSRIIGKRFKIVHVYFKSKKRPEDIKIIEVSTFRKIPQHRLNPNIQEIDHSLLKRDNIYGNSKEDASRRDFTINALFFDPIKEVLIDYTGGVEDIKNRLIRVIGPPEISFKEDPVRMIRAIKFSILLDFQIEKKSSKAILKYKDEILKVNKSRLQEEFMKIFKTGSCAKTMEMMHQYGLFDVLFPNLIEHSIPLTNKTFNFKKKKISFAETLIYRRLQIADRMLVEREDLTYNIYMALIFADLVHEVFHPEKWKQKNETIDQYVKKQISPYFQHLSIAGKDQERISQIFIAQRQISSIDKDEKTISKQKLLDFKEKKYFFESFMVFKIYALALEDEELLQKALIWEIGPRIKPPEDAKIVSLYHKTPKTEFRNFEEEAI, translated from the coding sequence ATGCTTAAAAAGATCAAGGAATTCTTCACTAAAAAAAGAACCATTGATTCGTTTCTTAAATATCCTGAGGGAAAAAGAATCTATCGAGAATTTCATTTCCTTAGAAGTCACATGATGGACAAAGAAGGAATGAAAATCATCCGTAGATTAGTCAAAAATAAATACAAAGCTTATTTTGTTGGAGGTTGTATACGGGATTTATTGCTACAACGCACTCCAAAAGATTTTGATATAGTTACGAATGCTACACCAAAAGAAATAAAACGATTATTTACAAATAGCCGAATCATAGGAAAGCGATTTAAGATTGTTCATGTTTATTTTAAATCCAAAAAACGTCCCGAAGATATAAAAATCATTGAGGTTTCGACTTTTCGTAAAATTCCCCAACATCGATTGAATCCTAATATTCAAGAAATTGATCATTCTCTCCTCAAAAGAGATAACATATATGGAAATTCGAAAGAAGATGCTTCCCGAAGAGATTTCACTATCAACGCTTTGTTTTTCGATCCCATAAAAGAGGTTTTGATTGATTATACGGGTGGAGTTGAAGACATCAAAAATCGACTGATTAGAGTGATTGGGCCTCCAGAAATCTCATTTAAAGAAGATCCAGTTCGTATGATACGAGCCATAAAATTTTCGATTTTATTGGATTTTCAAATAGAAAAAAAGAGCTCAAAAGCTATTCTAAAATACAAAGATGAAATACTAAAAGTAAACAAAAGTAGACTGCAAGAAGAATTCATGAAAATTTTTAAAACGGGATCTTGTGCTAAAACCATGGAAATGATGCATCAGTATGGGTTGTTTGATGTTTTATTTCCAAATTTGATCGAACATAGCATACCCTTAACAAACAAAACATTCAATTTTAAAAAGAAAAAGATTTCTTTTGCGGAAACTCTCATTTACCGTAGATTACAAATTGCAGATAGGATGTTGGTGGAAAGAGAGGATTTAACCTACAACATTTACATGGCTCTCATATTTGCTGATTTAGTGCATGAGGTTTTTCACCCAGAAAAGTGGAAACAAAAGAATGAAACCATAGATCAATACGTAAAGAAACAAATTTCCCCATATTTTCAGCATTTATCGATTGCAGGGAAAGATCAGGAAAGGATTTCTCAGATTTTCATTGCTCAAAGGCAGATTTCTTCCATTGATAAAGATGAAAAAACGATAAGCAAACAAAAATTATTGGACTTTAAAGAAAAGAAATACTTTTTTGAGTCATTCATGGTCTTTAAAATTTATGCTTTAGCTCTTGAAGATGAAGAACTTCTACAAAAAGCTTTAATATGGGAAATTGGTCCTCGTATCAAACCACCCGAAGATGCAAAGATTGTTTCTTTATACCACAAAACTCCCAAAACAGAATTTCGTAATTTTGAAGAAGAAGCTATTTGA
- a CDS encoding M23 family metallopeptidase yields MEFSNINYVKYRYLIRKLQKFINWGWGGVTIMIYTDIRNDPKKLRLNLFSILFFIVLLYIMIFLVFTFWIDKYQDEVFTEKLKTKQYLIINLYYSLQIKNHYFHKIEKNLKKLYEYSKWDEFLDQYLKKQKNHQIQQRTTKIEEEIDLANKLKEQINHEFFTKTKFLLEQLWHKTHIYAVIPKGTPMFLGTFYITSGFGVREDPFNDVIGNFHTGVDFASAENTPIIAVNDGKVVKVSFLPNNSGYGNYVIIHHGLGFQTLYAHCSRITVQEQSWVSADQIIAYVGRTGRATGNHLHYEVRVGFENPIDPDLFLKLK; encoded by the coding sequence ATGGAGTTTAGCAACATTAACTACGTAAAATATAGATACCTCATACGTAAGTTACAAAAATTTATTAATTGGGGTTGGGGTGGGGTTACGATCATGATCTACACAGACATAAGGAATGACCCCAAAAAGCTAAGACTCAATCTTTTTTCAATCTTATTTTTTATAGTATTGTTATACATAATGATTTTTTTAGTATTCACATTTTGGATCGATAAATATCAAGATGAGGTTTTTACAGAAAAATTGAAAACTAAGCAATATCTAATAATCAATCTATATTATTCTTTACAAATCAAAAACCATTACTTTCACAAAATAGAAAAGAACTTAAAAAAACTTTATGAATACTCGAAGTGGGATGAGTTTCTTGATCAGTATCTGAAAAAACAAAAAAACCACCAAATCCAACAAAGAACAACCAAAATCGAAGAAGAAATTGATTTAGCAAACAAACTAAAAGAACAAATAAATCATGAGTTTTTTACCAAGACCAAATTTCTTTTAGAACAGCTATGGCATAAAACTCATATCTATGCGGTTATTCCCAAAGGAACTCCAATGTTTTTGGGAACTTTTTATATCACATCAGGATTTGGAGTACGAGAGGATCCTTTTAACGATGTGATAGGGAATTTTCATACAGGTGTTGATTTTGCATCAGCAGAAAATACCCCAATCATTGCTGTGAATGATGGAAAAGTTGTAAAGGTCTCTTTTCTACCCAATAACAGTGGTTATGGAAATTATGTAATCATACATCATGGATTAGGTTTTCAAACCCTCTATGCTCATTGTAGCCGGATAACAGTTCAAGAACAAAGTTGGGTTTCGGCAGATCAAATCATAGCCTATGTAGGAAGGACAGGAAGAGCTACTGGAAATCACCTGCATTACGAAGTTCGTGTTGGTTTTGAAAATCCTATAGATCCAGATTTGTTTCTAAAGCTGAAATAG
- the topA gene encoding type I DNA topoisomerase yields MKSKKQKIENPSELKDKTLVVVESPAKAKTINKYLGKNYIVEACMGHVMDLPKSRLGVNVNNGFEPEYLIIRGRAKILNHLKKIAELTKGVLLATDPDREGEAISYHIAKILQEKNSNIKRVEFHEITESGIKKAMQSPRDINMNLVNSQQARRILDRLVGYNISPILWKKIKKGLSAGRVQSVALRLICEREEEIQNFIPEEYWTIEAEFSIDKKKLKTELIQIQGKKPEIKNQEQAEEIQKKLPSISNYIIHSIKTKERKRQPTAPYTTSKLQQDASNRLGFTSQKTMMIAQQLYEGVEVEGTPVGLITYMRTDSTRVSEEAIQMVRNYIQEKIGKEYLSSEVRVFSKASKNAQEAHEAIRPTNVEFTPERVQPYLDRDQFRLYQLIWQKFVASQMAEEISETTSIDILGISDQQEEFVFRANFKKVKFKGFTLIYQEEDDEETGKELLLQEGSSAKLLKVIPKQHFTQPPPRYTDATLVKVLEESGVGRPSTYAPTIQTLLKRYYVVRQQRALKTTELGILVNKMLVEYFPELVDIQFTAKMEEELDQIANSEMHWVDMLKKFYDPFMKKVEHAQAHMQSMRSFLEEPTDVKCDKCGRPMVKKIGRNGYFLACSGFPECTNAKPIPLGKCPKCEEGDIIAKTLKKQKGRVFYGCSRYPDCEFTTWDKPVENRSCPLCGKLLLEKTEKQKGKYIACSSCTYIEIPEEAQTISALETNLDL; encoded by the coding sequence ATGAAATCCAAAAAACAAAAAATTGAAAATCCATCAGAACTCAAGGACAAAACCCTAGTAGTTGTTGAATCACCTGCAAAAGCCAAAACCATAAACAAGTATTTAGGGAAAAATTATATCGTCGAAGCTTGCATGGGGCATGTTATGGATCTGCCCAAATCCCGTTTAGGAGTGAATGTAAATAATGGTTTTGAACCTGAGTATCTGATTATTCGTGGGCGAGCAAAAATTTTAAATCACCTAAAAAAAATAGCAGAACTCACAAAAGGCGTTCTTCTAGCAACAGACCCAGACCGAGAAGGTGAAGCAATATCATACCACATTGCAAAAATCCTACAAGAAAAAAATTCGAATATAAAACGTGTAGAGTTCCATGAAATCACGGAAAGTGGGATTAAAAAAGCAATGCAATCACCACGGGATATCAATATGAATCTCGTAAACTCCCAACAAGCCCGAAGGATATTGGATCGTTTAGTGGGATATAACATCTCTCCCATCCTATGGAAGAAAATCAAGAAGGGGCTTTCAGCTGGACGTGTTCAATCAGTTGCTTTACGTTTGATTTGCGAACGAGAAGAAGAGATTCAAAACTTTATACCCGAAGAATACTGGACCATAGAAGCTGAGTTCTCCATCGACAAGAAGAAACTCAAAACCGAACTAATACAAATCCAAGGGAAAAAACCCGAAATCAAAAATCAAGAACAAGCAGAAGAAATACAAAAAAAACTCCCATCAATCTCGAATTATATTATTCACTCCATCAAAACCAAAGAAAGAAAACGACAGCCAACAGCTCCCTATACAACCTCCAAGCTCCAACAAGATGCTTCCAACCGATTGGGATTCACCTCTCAAAAAACAATGATGATTGCTCAACAACTATATGAAGGAGTAGAAGTAGAGGGAACTCCCGTAGGACTCATCACCTACATGAGAACAGACAGCACTCGAGTAAGTGAAGAAGCCATTCAGATGGTAAGGAACTACATCCAAGAAAAGATTGGAAAAGAGTATCTCAGCTCAGAAGTAAGGGTTTTTTCTAAAGCTTCAAAGAATGCTCAAGAAGCCCACGAAGCTATTCGTCCTACTAACGTTGAATTTACACCAGAGAGGGTCCAGCCCTATCTTGATAGGGATCAATTCCGTTTATACCAATTGATTTGGCAAAAGTTTGTTGCTTCTCAAATGGCAGAAGAGATCTCTGAAACCACATCCATTGACATATTAGGAATAAGCGATCAGCAAGAAGAATTTGTATTTCGAGCAAACTTCAAAAAAGTAAAGTTCAAAGGATTCACTTTGATATATCAAGAAGAAGATGACGAAGAAACAGGCAAAGAACTCCTACTCCAAGAAGGGAGCTCCGCAAAACTTTTAAAAGTCATCCCGAAGCAACATTTTACTCAACCTCCTCCTAGATATACCGATGCAACGTTAGTCAAAGTCTTAGAAGAAAGTGGTGTAGGAAGACCTTCGACTTACGCTCCTACAATACAAACCTTACTAAAAAGATATTATGTTGTTAGGCAACAAAGGGCTTTAAAAACTACAGAATTAGGCATCTTGGTTAACAAAATGCTTGTTGAGTATTTTCCTGAGTTAGTCGACATCCAATTCACTGCGAAAATGGAAGAAGAATTGGATCAAATTGCAAATTCGGAGATGCATTGGGTAGATATGTTGAAAAAATTTTATGATCCTTTTATGAAAAAAGTAGAGCATGCTCAGGCGCACATGCAATCGATGAGATCTTTTTTAGAAGAACCAACTGATGTAAAATGTGATAAATGTGGAAGACCAATGGTAAAAAAGATTGGAAGGAATGGGTATTTCTTGGCTTGCTCAGGCTTTCCTGAATGCACAAATGCCAAGCCTATTCCCCTAGGAAAATGCCCCAAGTGCGAAGAGGGAGATATTATCGCAAAAACTCTAAAAAAACAGAAGGGGCGTGTTTTCTACGGATGTTCACGTTACCCGGATTGTGAATTCACCACTTGGGACAAACCTGTAGAAAATCGATCATGTCCTCTTTGTGGAAAATTACTGTTAGAAAAAACAGAAAAACAAAAAGGAAAGTATATTGCTTGTTCTTCCTGCACATACATAGAGATACCCGAAGAAGCTCAAACTATTTCAGCTTTAGAAACAAATCTGGATCTATAG
- a CDS encoding DNA-protecting protein DprA, translating to MQNQAARIISALFLSSLPYRKGFLHRIKENQKKFSITENPWDEPNNKKILKTYYGKRWIEYGKRKALNYIEKKKSKFEFDSLLFFDEPEYPRLLKEIYDPPLVLFLKHSIQKENTNFNQYDMISIVGTRKPLSISLLAVDRLIEFFSLLKSSKKLISQLVEWNSHKDLFPQSTKTDNQSSTIATVSGFAKGVDERVHRASVFFSVSTIGILGCGIDEISPKKNKEIFFKAQEEKKEMIFISEFFPTHKPGKYTFPLRNRIIAGFSNYLFIMQAGSKSGALITAEYALQENREIICFDHPLFRNTKHNLGNQMLISDGAHQLKIENL from the coding sequence ATGCAAAATCAAGCAGCAAGAATAATTTCAGCTCTTTTTCTATCATCTCTACCCTATCGAAAAGGCTTTTTACATCGAATCAAAGAAAACCAAAAAAAATTTTCCATCACAGAGAACCCATGGGATGAACCCAACAACAAGAAAATCCTTAAGACATATTACGGTAAAAGATGGATCGAATATGGAAAACGAAAAGCCTTGAATTACATCGAAAAGAAGAAAAGCAAATTCGAATTTGATTCGCTTTTGTTTTTCGATGAGCCAGAATATCCAAGATTACTAAAAGAAATTTATGATCCTCCTTTGGTTTTATTTTTGAAGCATAGCATTCAAAAAGAAAATACAAATTTCAATCAATATGATATGATTTCTATCGTGGGAACTCGTAAGCCTCTATCGATTTCGCTTCTTGCCGTTGATCGCTTAATTGAATTTTTTTCTTTGCTAAAGAGTTCTAAAAAATTAATATCTCAACTCGTAGAATGGAATAGCCATAAGGATTTGTTTCCTCAAAGCACGAAAACAGATAACCAAAGTTCTACGATAGCTACTGTTTCTGGATTTGCTAAGGGAGTTGATGAAAGGGTTCATAGAGCTTCTGTTTTTTTTAGTGTTTCTACCATAGGAATTTTAGGCTGTGGGATTGATGAAATCTCTCCTAAAAAAAACAAAGAAATATTCTTCAAAGCCCAAGAAGAAAAAAAAGAAATGATTTTTATCAGTGAATTTTTTCCCACCCATAAGCCCGGGAAATATACATTTCCTTTGAGGAACCGTATTATTGCAGGATTCTCAAATTATTTGTTCATAATGCAAGCAGGGAGTAAAAGTGGAGCTCTGATCACTGCCGAATACGCTCTTCAGGAGAACCGAGAAATCATTTGTTTTGATCATCCCCTTTTTCGAAATACTAAACATAATTTAGGGAATCAAATGCTAATTAGTGATGGTGCCCATCAATTAAAAATTGAAAACCTATAA
- a CDS encoding GNAT family N-acetyltransferase, producing the protein MNFTFLHSQAIKMHKILSQIFEIENLCFEKPYTLNQLQSLWEKPFYCFYLLLENRTIFSFEHDYTNEKQITLKPIIGYSVFLESIDELELLRFAIHPSYQNQGLGTWFLSSIIDMYKTKGIFKKIFLEVSEKNQIAIRLYENLGFRLVAKRKNYYESSHALIMYLEL; encoded by the coding sequence ATGAATTTCACATTTTTACATTCTCAAGCCATAAAAATGCATAAAATTTTAAGTCAAATTTTTGAGATTGAAAACCTTTGCTTCGAAAAACCATACACTTTAAATCAACTACAATCTCTTTGGGAAAAACCATTTTATTGTTTTTATTTGCTTTTGGAAAATCGAACTATCTTTTCGTTTGAACATGATTATACAAATGAGAAACAAATCACCCTCAAACCAATCATTGGGTATTCCGTTTTTTTAGAAAGTATTGATGAACTTGAGCTGTTGCGATTTGCCATACATCCCTCCTATCAGAATCAAGGTCTTGGAACTTGGTTTTTATCTTCTATTATAGATATGTATAAAACGAAAGGAATTTTTAAAAAAATTTTCTTAGAAGTCTCAGAGAAAAATCAAATAGCCATAAGACTTTATGAAAATTTAGGATTTCGTTTAGTTGCCAAAAGAAAAAACTATTATGAAAGTTCACATGCACTCATAATGTATTTAGAATTATGA
- a CDS encoding 4'-phosphopantetheinyl transferase superfamily protein, translating into MNIFLPLDEVWFGNDIVDLEDPDTSLDHLNQRFIQKIGTPNEIEHFFSTLEPLHEKLILLWTIWALKESAYKAISRTLNLHSFRYKDYEVLPNMEVTKYQNLFLKNYIYLDKKKTF; encoded by the coding sequence ATGAATATTTTTCTTCCGCTCGATGAAGTTTGGTTTGGTAATGATATTGTTGATCTTGAAGATCCTGATACTTCGTTAGATCATCTTAACCAAAGATTTATTCAAAAAATTGGCACACCAAACGAAATAGAACATTTTTTTTCTACACTTGAACCATTACATGAGAAATTAATTCTCTTGTGGACTATTTGGGCACTTAAAGAGTCTGCTTACAAAGCCATATCACGAACATTGAACTTACATAGTTTTCGATATAAAGATTATGAAGTCTTACCCAATATGGAAGTTACAAAATATCAAAATCTCTTTTTGAAAAACTACATTTACCTCGATAAAAAAAAAACTTTCTAA
- a CDS encoding 1-acyl-sn-glycerol-3-phosphate acyltransferase codes for MQKLSIKAKTELYIQKLIGNIIFPILAILVVFYFRFVRKYKISELAKIRKFYREVHKKKEPILICPNHLTFIDSAIIAWALGGSIFYSLRFRTFPWNIPAKENVERNLLFRIIAYLTKCILFERNGTQEHKELVMNKLKYLLKKNEPVCIFIEGTRSPTGRILKDQIHYGVGQLLYEVPNTKVLVIYLRGEKQKEKSVFPEKDQKFYIQYKLLEPRTQQKGIRAHRELTLQILDELLRMENEYFSSAR; via the coding sequence GTGCAGAAGCTATCAATAAAAGCAAAAACGGAATTATACATCCAAAAACTGATTGGTAATATCATATTCCCCATACTTGCAATTTTGGTTGTTTTTTATTTTCGATTTGTGAGAAAATATAAGATATCGGAATTAGCTAAAATCAGGAAGTTCTATCGAGAAGTTCATAAGAAAAAAGAACCTATTCTCATTTGTCCTAACCATTTAACTTTTATAGACTCAGCAATCATAGCCTGGGCATTAGGTGGAAGCATTTTTTATTCCTTAAGATTCCGAACCTTCCCTTGGAACATTCCAGCAAAAGAGAATGTAGAAAGGAATCTTTTGTTTCGCATCATAGCTTATCTCACCAAATGTATTCTTTTTGAAAGAAATGGAACACAAGAACACAAAGAACTCGTAATGAACAAACTTAAATACTTACTCAAGAAAAATGAGCCTGTATGTATTTTCATTGAGGGAACCCGAAGTCCAACAGGTCGCATTTTGAAGGATCAAATACACTATGGAGTGGGGCAACTTTTGTATGAGGTTCCCAATACTAAGGTATTAGTGATTTATTTACGAGGTGAAAAACAAAAAGAAAAATCAGTATTTCCAGAAAAAGATCAAAAATTTTATATTCAATACAAATTATTAGAACCAAGGACCCAACAAAAAGGGATACGTGCCCACAGAGAGCTAACACTACAAATTTTGGATGAATTACTCAGAATGGAAAATGAATATTTTTCTTCCGCTCGATGA
- a CDS encoding acyl carrier protein has protein sequence MDNKEIMEKVLKILGPYAKNKEALNNATSETNLLKDLEINSSRLVDIILALEDEFNIEIDDSEADKVQTVGAAVDLIKNKIG, from the coding sequence ATGGATAACAAAGAAATAATGGAAAAAGTCCTAAAAATTTTAGGACCCTATGCTAAAAACAAAGAAGCTTTGAATAATGCAACCTCGGAAACAAATTTACTAAAAGATTTAGAGATTAATTCTTCACGTCTGGTCGATATCATCTTAGCTCTCGAAGATGAATTCAACATTGAAATCGACGACTCTGAAGCAGACAAAGTCCAAACTGTGGGAGCTGCTGTGGATCTCATCAAAAATAAAATTGGCTGA